One window from the genome of Rhodopseudomonas sp. P2A-2r encodes:
- a CDS encoding helix-turn-helix transcriptional regulator: MRLFRTFTFADTHGLLTLPTCQVRFSTENCGWSSLFVSYQSEAPFHADLHPLDHHLIVLHLTGPVRIDGNVDDNPSSKVVSPGCIGFWPAGRKFSITLRDQLETIHLYLSSTVMRKAADQLGYVSGKISYRPLFAIKDELLEQLIMEAWRVAAKRSDRSNLYADQVALSIATRLVWINAQAIQEPECDKGLTSAQLEKIRNHIDQNLDSHLRLQDLSDLIGHSASYFSRQFKNATSKSPHQFIVVQRVERAKRLLRHTTNSIAEIALDCGFSHQEHLTHVFRRIAGVTPGSYRKASHDSVA, encoded by the coding sequence ATGCGTCTCTTTCGGACTTTTACCTTCGCCGACACGCACGGTCTGCTGACCTTGCCGACTTGCCAAGTGCGGTTTTCCACCGAAAACTGCGGCTGGTCCTCGTTGTTCGTTTCATATCAGAGTGAAGCGCCTTTTCATGCCGACCTTCACCCCTTGGATCATCATCTCATCGTCTTGCATTTGACTGGCCCGGTGCGCATAGACGGAAATGTCGATGACAATCCCAGCAGTAAAGTCGTTTCTCCTGGCTGCATAGGTTTCTGGCCGGCTGGTCGCAAGTTTAGCATTACCTTGCGAGATCAGTTGGAAACAATCCACCTGTATTTGAGCTCAACCGTCATGCGAAAGGCTGCGGACCAGCTAGGGTATGTGTCTGGCAAAATAAGCTACCGGCCATTGTTCGCTATAAAAGATGAGTTGCTGGAGCAGCTGATCATGGAAGCATGGCGAGTTGCGGCTAAGCGTTCCGATCGATCAAATCTTTATGCAGATCAGGTAGCATTGTCGATTGCAACTCGGCTCGTCTGGATAAATGCTCAAGCCATCCAGGAACCGGAGTGCGACAAAGGGCTGACCAGCGCGCAGTTGGAAAAAATTAGGAACCACATTGACCAAAATCTAGACAGCCATTTACGGTTGCAGGACCTGAGCGATCTGATCGGTCATAGCGCGTCATATTTTTCCCGCCAATTCAAAAATGCCACGAGCAAATCACCTCATCAGTTTATCGTGGTGCAACGCGTAGAGCGCGCCAAGCGCCTTCTTCGACATACAACAAATTCGATAGCAGAAATTGCGCTTGACTGCGGATTTTCGCACCAAGAGCACCTGACCCATGTTTTCCGAAGGATCGCAGGCGTTACTCCTGGCAGCTATCGGAAAGCGTCCCACGATTCTGTTGCGTAG